From the genome of Pelmatolapia mariae isolate MD_Pm_ZW linkage group LG12, Pm_UMD_F_2, whole genome shotgun sequence, one region includes:
- the LOC134638327 gene encoding granzyme A-like, with protein MSCLRNFSVFVSCMFLFIIQPGHGSEIVGGKEVEPHSLPFMARVKSDRSSCGGTLIHPQWVLTAAHCTDMTLVILGAHSLRNVEVDSWQVRVVEKRFPHPGYYSPFKGNDLMLLKLKEPVMLTETVKCLQLGNTVKEPPADSKCMVAGWGLTESNQSSDVLMSANVTVIDRQKCNSYYDTVITSDMICAGSTGKQKVDVCRGDSGGPLLCNGVLVGATSFGRDCKSKENVPGVYAFVSNKQLNWIKETMKSYEMP; from the exons ATGTCCTGCCTGAGGAATTTCAGTGTTTTCGTCTCATGCATGTTTCTCTTCATCATCCAGCCAG gTCATGGTTCTGAGATTGTCGGAGGGAAAGAAGTCGAGCCACACTCACTGCCTTTCATGGCTCGTGTGAAAAGTGATCGATCTTCGTGTGGCGGGAcattaatccatccacaatGGGTCCTGACAGCTGCCCACTGCACTGA TATGACTCTAGTGATCCTGGGAGCGCACTCCCTCAGGAATGTGGAAGTTGATTCTTGGCAGGTCAGAGTGGTTGAGAAACGATTTCCTCATCCTGGCTATTACAGTCCATTCAAGGGCAATGACCTCATGTTGCTCAAG CTGAAGGAACCAGTGATGCTAACTGAGACAGTGAAATGTCTCCAGTTGGGCAACACCGTCAAGGAGCCTCCAGCTGACAGCAAATGTATGGTGGCTGGATGGGGACTAACTGAAAGCAACCAATCATCTGATGTCCTCATGTCTGCCAATGTGACTGTGATCGACAGACAGAAATGCAACTCTTATTATGATACTGTTATCACCAGTGACATGATATGTGCTGGTTCGACTGGTAAACAAAAGGTTGATGTCTGTAGA GGGGATTCAGGAGGGCCACTGTTGTGCAATGGGGTGCTGGTTGGAGCTACTTCTTTTGGACGCGACTGTAAGAGTAAAGAGAACGTACCGGGAGTCTACGCATTTGTCTCAAACAAACAACTCAACTGGATCAAAGAAACAATGAAGTCATATGAAATGCCATGA